In the genome of Streptomyces lydicus, the window GGATAGACCACGGTGTCGCCAACCTTGAACGTCATGTGACAGGTACCCCTTCCGTGGCTATCCATGCTAACACGGGAACGGGCCGTTCTGAATGGCGTTTTCGCAGGTCAGGGCATATCTCGGGGCTTGACAACCATGACCGGAACGTGCTGCGGAGGGCCCCGGGAGGCGGGTATTCGCAGGTCGGAGGGGCTGCACGGGTGAGCGGAAACGCGCCCGTCACATACCCGGAGCATGGTGATCGACAGGCGGAATGTCCCGCTTTGCGGGGATCCAGATGAGCGAGTTCCGCTACTCCGTTCGGCTGCCCCGGGCCCTTCGAGGGCGATTCCTGAATTGATCACGATCCGGCACCCCGAAGAGCGTGATCAATTCCGCGAGGCCTTCACATTCCCTGCGAATACTGCTTTTCCCCGGCGAGAAACGCGCGGGTCTCCACCCGAACGGCCGCTTGCCGAATATTTCTTCCCCGTTCCGGAGGGTCGATCTCGGTTCTTGAGAACGATCTCGGGGGGGGATCTCGGTGGGTGAACATGGTTGGTGAGCGCGGCCGGTGAGCGTAGGTGATCGCGGTCGGTGATCTTGAGCGGCCGGGCGTGTTGCCCGCGGGTCCTCCCGGCCGGCGCTCGGGGGATCTTGAACCGCTGTTCTTGATTCGCCGTCAGCTTTGTGTGCGGGCTTCCGCTTCGGGGGCCGGGCAACCGGGCCCGGGCGGCGCTGGCGGGCCGCCGATCGCGCTGGGGGCGGGTCGGGTGCGGCGGCGCGAGGACGGCTCGGTAACCTAGCGGCGCTGACACACCCTTAGGGCGGCTTTACGCACCCGTCGTCATGACGCGTACGCAGGGCCGTCCCAGCCGCCCATCCGCGACCGGGCACGAACGTTCGGCCGCCGTAGCTCGTCAAGGAGATGCCGCCGCCGTGAGCCGCAGCCTTCGACGCGGCGTCCTCGCCGCCACCGTCCTCTCGCTCTCGATCGCCACGCTGTCCGCCTGCGGGGCCGGGAACGAAGCCCAGACGCTGCAGGTCAAGCCGGACAACGCCGCGACCACCGTCGACGGCATCAAGATCCAGAACATCAACGTGATCACCCAGCCCGATGTGAACGCCAAGGGCCCGGCCGTGGTGGCCGCGACGGTGTTCAACAACGGCGACAAGGACCAGAAGCTGACCGGGATCTCCGTCGACGGCACCGGCCAGTCGGCCAAGCTCTCGCCGGCCGGCGGTGGCTCGGGCCCGATCACCGTGCCGGCCGGGGGCTCCGTGGTGATCGGCGGCAAGGACAACGCCTCGGCCGTCCTGGCCAGCGGCCGCGATGCCGTCAAGGACGGGAACGTACAGCCCCTGACCTTCACCTTCACCTCGCTCGGCAAGGTGAAGGCCAGCTCCTACGTCGTCCCCGCGAAGAACTTCTTCCAGGGCTACGGTCCCTCGCAGCTGCCGCAGCCGTCCGGCTCGGCGTCTCCGTCCGGCTCCGCCAAGCCGTCGCAGTCGGGCAAGCCGTCCGGTTCGGCCAGCCCGTCCGGCTCACCCTCCGAGTCGGCGCACGGCGGTCACTGACCCGTTCGCAGGGTCACCGCACCGCAGGCGCGACGGCCACGACGGCCACGACGGCCAGGCAGACCACCGCGTCCCGGCGCCGTCACAGCAAAGCTTCAGGGGCGCCCGCCCGATCCGGAGGGGCGCCCCTGAGGCGTGTTTCGGTCACTGAGGCGTGTTTCCCCGCACGCGCGGGCGGGATCACCGCTGTGTGGCGCACCGCAGCACGGCTCGCCACAGCACGGCTCGCCGGGCGGCGTTGCAGGGCAGCACTGCGCGACGCGCCCCGGCACTGAGCGACACGCCCCGGCACGGCATCGCCGAGCCGCGGAGGCTCCGCACACCGGGGCGGGCATGGCCGGCCACGCCTTGGGGCGTCGACGGCCTTTACGAGGCGGGCGTGCGGCCCTTACGGGCAAGGCATACAACCGTTACGAGCACGGCGTACAGCCCTTACGGGCAAGGCGTACGGCCCTTACAGCCCGGGCGCGTACACCCCCTACAACCGGGGCGTACGGCCTTTACGGCTCGAACTTGTAGCCCAGGCCGCGGACCGTGACGAGGTAGCGCGGCGCGCCCGGGTCGGGTTCGATCTTGGCGCGCAGTCGCTTGACGTGCACGTCCAGGGTCTTGGTGTCGCCCACGTAGTCGGCACCCCAGACCCGGTCGATGAGCTGCATCCGGGTCAGCACGCGCCCGGCGTTGCGCAGCAGCATCTCCAGGAGGTCGAACTCCTTCAGGGGCAGGTCGACCTTGCCGCCGGAGACCGTGACGACATGGCGGTCCACGTCCATCCGGACCGGGCCGGCCTCCAGGGCCTGCGGGGTGACCTCCTCCGGCTCGCCGCGGCGGCGCATCACCGCACGGATGCGGGCGACCAGTTCGCGGGAGGAGAAGGGCTTGGTGACGTAGTCGTCGGCCCCTATCTCCAGACCGACGACCTTGTCGATCTCGCTGTCCTTGGCGGTCACCATGATGACCGGGACGTTGGACCGGCCACGCAGCTGGCGGCAGACCTCGGTGCCGGGCAGGCCCGGCAGCATCAGGTCGAGGAGGACGAGGTCGGCGCCGTTGCGCTCGAACTCGTCGAGTCCGTCGGGGCCCGTAGCCGCGATGGCGACCTCGAAACCCTCCTTGCGGAGCATGTACGACAGTGCGTCGCTGAACGATTCCTCGTCCTCGACGACAAGCACTCGGGTCACGGAAGGACCTCCGGGGCTGGATGAGCAGGGAGCGGATCGTTGAAGGTCTCGTACGGGCGGTCCTCGTCGTCGAGGCCCTCCGCGGAGGGGTCGGCGGGCCGTTCGCGGTCGCGTACGGCTCCGGCTTCCGGGAGACGCAGGGTGAAGGTGGAGCCCTGTCCCTCAGCGCTCCACACCGTGACCTCCCCGCCGTGCGAGGCGGCCACATGCTTGACGATGGCGAGGCCGAGGCCGGTCCCGCCGGTGGCGCGCGAGCGCGCCGGGTCCACACGGTAGAACCGCTCGAAGACGCGGTCACGGTCCTTTTCGGATATCCCGATGCCCTGGTCGGTCACCGCGATCTCGATCAGGTCGCCGCCGGGCGCGGAGATCCGGCGCCCGGCGATCCCGACGCGGGTGCGCGCCGGGGAGTAGTTGACGGCGTTCTCGACGAGATTGCCCAGGGCCGCGGCGAGCTGGCCGCGGTTTCCCCATACGTGCAGGTCAGCGGCACCGTCCTCGCGTCGCCCGGCGCCGCCCCGAGTGGCGGAACCGCTGGGTCCGCTGAGGGAGCTGGCCATGGTGATCTGCTTGGCGCCGGCCTGCTGGCGGCAGCGGTCCATCGCCTCGGCGACCAGCTCGTCGACCCGGACCGGCTCGGCGTCCTCCAGCGGGTTGTCGTTCTGCACCCGGGAGAGGTCGATGAGCTCCTGGACGAGGTTGGTCAGGCGGGTGGCCTCGTTCTGCATCCGGCCGGCGAAGCGCTCGACGGCCTCGGGGTCGTCGCTGGCGTCCATCACGGCCTCGGAGAGCAGCGACAGGGCGCCGACGGGGGTCTTGAGCTCATGGCTGACGTTGGCCACGAAGTCGCGGCGGACCGCCTCTATCCGGCGGGCCTCCGTCAGGTCCTCGACCAGCAGCAGGACGAGCCGGGAGCCGAGCGGGGCGACTCTGGCGGAGACCGCGAGCGCTTCGCCACGGCCGGTGCCGCGGCGCGGCAGGTCCAGCTCGACCTGGCGTATCTCGCCGTCCCTGCGGGTGTCGCGGGCCATCTGCATCATCGGCTCGACGGCGAGCTTGCCGCCCCGGACCAGCCCGAGGGCGTAGGCGGCGGAGCTGGCCTTGACGACGGCGTCGGCCTCGTCGAGGACCACGGCCGAGGAGCGGAGCACCGACAGGACGGTGTCGACCCCGGGCGGCAGCACGGCCTCCGTGTGCAGGGAGGTACGGGTGGGTTTGGCCTGGTCGCGTTCGCTCCAGCGGAACGCCAGCATGGCGAAGACACCGGTACAGAGCCCGGCGATCGCAGCCACTGCGGCGACGGCCGCGTCCACGTTCATGACTCCAGGTTATGCGCCGGGTCGGACACTTCCCCAGCCTTGCGGGGCCCTGCCCGAACAGCCGTCGCCCAGAGTTCACCGTGCCGTCCGCGCTGGTTCACTCCGGAGGCCGGTGCGGGGCGGGCGGCTGCCCGGCAGATGCCCCTAGGGAGAACGACGCGGGCGCACTGCCGCTCCGGCGCTCGGCCAGGTGAACCGCACCCCCGCCCCCGGGGCCGTGGATGCGTCGCCCAGAGTTCACCTTCACGTCGGCGCCGGTTCACCCCCGGTGGCACCGCAGGTCGCGCGGTGCCCGCAGGGTGACGGTGCGGGTGCCGGACGGTGTGCACCGGCACGCGGCCGGACACCCTGCCGGACACCCAGAGCGACCGCGGGGCCACGGCCCTCCGGAGCACCGGCGCCGCGGCGGGCCGGCCCCGTGGAGCCCCGTCCCTCCGGGCACGGGCCGCGCGGGCACCGGCCGTGAGAGCGTGGGCACAGGTCACCCTGCACCCCGTTCCACCTCCCACCACGCCACACCACCACATCGATGCGAGAGAAGGTCACAGATGCGGGACGCGTACCACGAGGAGCTGGATTCGATCGGCGAGGGCCTGGTCGAGATGGCCCGGCTCGTCGGCTCCGCGATCGGGCGCGCCACCACGGCGATACTCGACGCGGACCTCAAGCTGGCCGAGAACGTCATCGCCGCCGACGAGAAGGTCGACGACCTCCAGCGCGATCTGGAGGCCCGCGCGATCGCCCTGCTGGCGCGGCAGCAGCCGGTCGCCACCGACCTGCGGATCGTCGTCACCTCGCTGCGGATGAGCGCCGACCTGGAGCGCTCCGGCGACCTGGCCCAGCACGTGGCCAAGCTGGCCCGGCTGCGCTTCCCGCAGTCGGCCGTTCCGCAGGATCTGCACGCCACCATCCTGGAGATGGGGCAGCTGGCGCAGCGCCTGATGGCCAAGGCCGCCGAGGTCATCATCACCAAGGACGTCGATCTCGCGCTGCAGCTGGAGCAGGACGACGACGCGATGGACATGCTGCACCGCACCCTCTTCCAGCACCTGATGGACGACCGCTGGAAGCACGGCATCGAGACGGCCGTGGACGTGACGCTGCTGGGCCGCTACTACGAGCGCTTCGCGGACCACGCGGTCTCCGTCGCCAAGCGGGTCGTCTACCTCGTGACCGGCGAGCACGCCGACGAGATCGCCCCGCCGACGGCGGTGGAGGGCGCGTAAGCGCGGAGGCGGGGCGTGGCTGCGGCAGCCGCAGCGGCAGCAGGAGGCGTGTGGCGCGGCGGCGGGCGGAAGGCGCGAGTCCGCCTCCGGAGCCGCCGCGCGCCGTTGACGTGTGCCTCCACGCGCCGTTGACGCGCCTCGTCGCCCGGGCTTGCAATGGGCACCAGGTGACCCCTAGGAGGCAATGCATGGCACCCATGGCGGACTCCCCCAACCCCGCACTCCAGGACGCCCCGACACCCGTCGGGCGTCCGCTGCTCCCTGTGCTCGGCGCCTGCGGCTGCGGCTCCGGCTGTAGCTGCGGCTGCCAGTCGGGCGGCCCGTGCCAGTGCGGCGGCGGCTGCTAGCCACCCTGCGCGGCACGGCGCCATCGCGGCACGGCGCCACGGTTCCCTTGCGGCACACCGCCGCCGCGGTACGGCGCCGCCTGCGATACGGCGCCGTCGCGGCACTACGGCACAGCGCCATTGCGGCCCCGGCCGGATGCTCATCCGGCCGGGGCCGTTTGCCGATCGGTCGGTCCCTCGGCGGCCGGTCACAGACTTGGCCGTCCCGTGGCCGCTGACCAGCGCCGCCGGCTTCCTCGCCGGCGCGTCCCTGTACCGGCAGGCCGGATACCGGGGCGAGCTGGTGGTCCTGGCGGTACGCGCGGCCGACTCCCGGCAGGGCACGGCCACCCGCTACGCCCAGGTGAGCCGGTACGGCGTGCCCGCGCGGTTCACCGCCACCGCCGGACACGACGCCTGCTTCGCCGTCCTTGCCGAGACGATCGCCCTGGCCGAGCAGATGACTGTGGTCGATGAGGTGGTGGTGATGCGGCGCGACACCCACTGCCTCTACCGCAACCCCCTGACCGACCAGGGCTGGACTCGGAGCCCCGCCGCCGGCCTCGCCGTGATCGCGGAGCACTACCGCCCCTACACCTCCGAGGAAGCCGCCGTGTTCTGGGCCGCCCAGCACCGGCTGCACACCGTTGTGCCGCTGTACCGCGACGGCCTTGTTGCGATCGCCGGGCCGGCCTGCCCGCTGATGCCCGCTCAGCGGCCGCACTAGCTCGCCATGAGCCGCTGGAGGAGTACCTGCGCCGCGGCGGGCCGGCCTCCCGGTTCGGCCGGGCGCTGCCGCAGCAGATGCGGTCCGCGCTGTCCGACGTCGCCCAGGCCCTGCTCCTACTCACCCACCTGCCGAAGGGCCCAGGTATTTCCTGGGCCCTTTCTCTGTTCCGGCTTCGCCGTCAGCCCATCCGTGCCTCGTCGCCGACGGCCGGGGCGTGCGCGGCGGCCGGCTCCGCGGGGGCGGCGATCCGGTTCTGCCGCCGGCTCGGCCTGACCAACAGCGTCAGCAGGGTGATCGCGGCGGTGAGCAGGAACGCCGCCCGGAGGCTGTAGTGATCGGCGAAGGCCCCAAGGGCCGCCGGGCCGACGACGGTTCCGATGCCGAGGAAGAACACGGCGGAGCTGAAGCCGGTCGAGGGCTGCTCGGGGAAGACCTGATAGCTCCAGACCGCGAGCAGGCCCGAACCGGCCATGAACGCGGGGCCGTAGAGGACCGCGGAGGCGGCCACGGCCGGGATCGCGCCCGGCGCGATGCCCAGCAGTGCGATGGCGGCAGCCATGGCGAGGAACAGATAGACCTGCGTACGCCGCAGGCCCTGCCGCGCGATGAGCACACCGGTGAACACACCGGCCGTACCGGCCAGGCCCATCAGCGTCCAGAACAGCGGGCCGGTGGGGTCGCCCTCCTTGAGGTCCTGGGAGACGGCGTCCACCGCGAACATCCAGTAGACCGCGCCGATGAGGCCATAGGACAGCGCCGTCAGGTAGAGCGGCACGGCCTGGACGCGGGCGAACCAGCGCAGGCTCATGCGCTGCGCGGAGCCTTCCGTGGTCCTGCGGTGCGGACCACCGGGCAGGATGCGGGCGTTGTAGAGGGTCACGGCCAGCGCGGCCACGGCGAACGCGGTCCAGG includes:
- a CDS encoding DUF461 domain-containing protein; the protein is MSRSLRRGVLAATVLSLSIATLSACGAGNEAQTLQVKPDNAATTVDGIKIQNINVITQPDVNAKGPAVVAATVFNNGDKDQKLTGISVDGTGQSAKLSPAGGGSGPITVPAGGSVVIGGKDNASAVLASGRDAVKDGNVQPLTFTFTSLGKVKASSYVVPAKNFFQGYGPSQLPQPSGSASPSGSAKPSQSGKPSGSASPSGSPSESAHGGH
- a CDS encoding response regulator transcription factor; this translates as MTRVLVVEDEESFSDALSYMLRKEGFEVAIAATGPDGLDEFERNGADLVLLDLMLPGLPGTEVCRQLRGRSNVPVIMVTAKDSEIDKVVGLEIGADDYVTKPFSSRELVARIRAVMRRRGEPEEVTPQALEAGPVRMDVDRHVVTVSGGKVDLPLKEFDLLEMLLRNAGRVLTRMQLIDRVWGADYVGDTKTLDVHVKRLRAKIEPDPGAPRYLVTVRGLGYKFEP
- a CDS encoding sensor histidine kinase is translated as MNVDAAVAAVAAIAGLCTGVFAMLAFRWSERDQAKPTRTSLHTEAVLPPGVDTVLSVLRSSAVVLDEADAVVKASSAAYALGLVRGGKLAVEPMMQMARDTRRDGEIRQVELDLPRRGTGRGEALAVSARVAPLGSRLVLLLVEDLTEARRIEAVRRDFVANVSHELKTPVGALSLLSEAVMDASDDPEAVERFAGRMQNEATRLTNLVQELIDLSRVQNDNPLEDAEPVRVDELVAEAMDRCRQQAGAKQITMASSLSGPSGSATRGGAGRREDGAADLHVWGNRGQLAAALGNLVENAVNYSPARTRVGIAGRRISAPGGDLIEIAVTDQGIGISEKDRDRVFERFYRVDPARSRATGGTGLGLAIVKHVAASHGGEVTVWSAEGQGSTFTLRLPEAGAVRDRERPADPSAEGLDDEDRPYETFNDPLPAHPAPEVLP
- the phoU gene encoding phosphate signaling complex protein PhoU, with translation MRDAYHEELDSIGEGLVEMARLVGSAIGRATTAILDADLKLAENVIAADEKVDDLQRDLEARAIALLARQQPVATDLRIVVTSLRMSADLERSGDLAQHVAKLARLRFPQSAVPQDLHATILEMGQLAQRLMAKAAEVIITKDVDLALQLEQDDDAMDMLHRTLFQHLMDDRWKHGIETAVDVTLLGRYYERFADHAVSVAKRVVYLVTGEHADEIAPPTAVEGA
- a CDS encoding zeta toxin family protein; the encoded protein is MAVPWPLTSAAGFLAGASLYRQAGYRGELVVLAVRAADSRQGTATRYAQVSRYGVPARFTATAGHDACFAVLAETIALAEQMTVVDEVVVMRRDTHCLYRNPLTDQGWTRSPAAGLAVIAEHYRPYTSEEAAVFWAAQHRLHTVVPLYRDGLVAIAGPACPLMPAQRPH
- a CDS encoding MFS transporter, giving the protein MDQDQVPDQHRELQWPSAAWKVGIAGVAAQGVTFGFARYGYGLFLPEIRNEFDLSVSLVGLIGSATYISYLIALLIVGVLSARFGPRPLVIAGGLSAAAGMLLVAYAEGTGMLVAGLVMAGLSPGFAWAPYSDAVDRMVPERQRERVMALIPSGTAFAVVVAGPLAIIAKGPAWQYAWTAFAVAALAVTLYNARILPGGPHRRTTEGSAQRMSLRWFARVQAVPLYLTALSYGLIGAVYWMFAVDAVSQDLKEGDPTGPLFWTLMGLAGTAGVFTGVLIARQGLRRTQVYLFLAMAAAIALLGIAPGAIPAVAASAVLYGPAFMAGSGLLAVWSYQVFPEQPSTGFSSAVFFLGIGTVVGPAALGAFADHYSLRAAFLLTAAITLLTLLVRPSRRQNRIAAPAEPAAAHAPAVGDEARMG